In a genomic window of Croceibacterium sp. TMG7-5b_MA50:
- a CDS encoding MBL fold metallo-hydrolase, translated as MDKSMKPTFLAMSLLLTAVLPNGVSGQAPTAEPSFITLGTMGGPVSDGHRSQPANVLLRGQRAYLIDAGDGAVQQLSKANIGLPTVKAVFISHLHVDHTGGLAAVLGLRNQTNVREVLTVYGPVGTQELVNGIVESMRPSAAAGYGIPGQPWAPPETTVRVVELHDGGDIQVDDMRVRAVKNTHYDFEPGSAEDQAFQSLSLRFDTPDRSITYTGDTGPSPAVERLAAGSDILVSEMIDLDATLANVARNSPNMPEVVKRGMVQHLSTHHLTPSEVGAMAGRANVKSVVVTHFAGGTSDAERLKTYQGEIGDLYQGPVTIANDLDRF; from the coding sequence ATGGATAAATCGATGAAGCCCACATTCCTCGCGATGTCGCTGCTGCTCACGGCCGTGCTTCCAAATGGCGTGTCGGGGCAAGCGCCGACAGCGGAGCCGTCTTTCATCACTCTGGGAACGATGGGTGGTCCCGTCTCGGACGGCCACCGATCCCAGCCGGCGAACGTTCTGCTTCGGGGTCAGCGCGCCTATCTGATCGATGCGGGTGACGGGGCGGTCCAGCAGCTTTCCAAGGCTAATATCGGCCTGCCAACCGTCAAGGCGGTCTTCATCAGCCACCTGCATGTCGACCATACTGGCGGACTGGCGGCTGTACTGGGCCTGCGGAACCAGACCAACGTCCGCGAGGTGCTGACAGTCTATGGCCCTGTCGGAACACAGGAGCTGGTCAACGGCATTGTCGAATCCATGCGCCCGTCCGCGGCGGCTGGCTACGGTATTCCTGGCCAGCCCTGGGCACCGCCGGAGACGACCGTGCGTGTCGTCGAACTGCACGACGGCGGCGACATACAGGTCGACGACATGCGTGTGCGAGCGGTCAAGAACACTCACTACGATTTCGAACCGGGCAGTGCCGAGGACCAGGCTTTCCAGTCGCTTTCCCTGAGGTTCGACACGCCCGACCGATCGATCACCTACACTGGTGACACCGGACCGAGTCCGGCTGTTGAAAGGCTTGCTGCCGGATCGGATATCCTGGTCAGCGAGATGATCGACCTCGACGCAACGCTGGCCAACGTTGCGCGAAACTCTCCGAACATGCCCGAAGTGGTGAAGCGGGGCATGGTGCAGCACCTTTCCACGCATCACCTAACGCCATCGGAAGTCGGGGCGATGGCCGGCCGGGCGAACGTCAAGTCAGTGGTTGTCACGCACTTCGCCGGCGGCACCAGCGATGCGGAGCGATTGAAGACCTATCAAGGCGAGATCGGCGACCTTTATCAGGGTCCGGTGACCATCGCCAACGACCTCGATCGCTTCTAA
- a CDS encoding TonB-dependent receptor → MKHHLLVAGAIAAVATAPAIAQDTQSSSDQPVSEQPTEGLQEIVVTAQRREESLQRAAIAVTAVTGDALVNSGITETTSLGKLVPALVVQPTGGTTSFFLRGVGTNSQNSFSENAIAFNFNGVYVSRPTAPAGAFYDLERVEVVKGPQGTLYGRNATGGAINVLPKRPRLGEFSGEALFEYGNFDSKKAVAALNMPFGDNVALRAAGQVIDRDGYISDGYDDDRGEALRASLLFEPSSRFSATIVADYYNQHGKGAGAVLLPNALFEVPPLEDRVSVSDPRTVAAITAYAATLPAPPFCVGGFVASGCIANAGSDGFLDNKFYGVSAQIDSDLGFATLSVITAWRKSDARYRTYVPGFQGDVTDSAEQLSGEVRLASNGDNVLRYVVGAFIFSEDQTAENYFRQGRLSTTRFAPRLETDSIAAFGQLTYDLAASFRMIAGGRYTREDKSQQTASVSGGLPGVVDPPLGAPFEGDLSFEKFTWKVGVEYDAGPASLVYANVATGFKSGGFFVAAPPANTFAPETLTAYTIGSKNRFFDNKLQLNFEAFYWDYKDQQITFVGGIRAGNGLFAQGSLTTNAGSSKIYGTEVEARFAPTRNDLFSLNIQYLKGEYESLITANFSPTGSPVPTGCTVLGNRPANPGVNAARFYDVDCSGKPTVNSPEWAFNIGYEHTFEISNDLNLVAGVRSNIETSRFTNSNFREDEKQGSFMMSDAFVTLEGPGRRWSVTGFVNNIEDEEVIARAGSRPVLNFPVATLRPPRTYGVRLGYNF, encoded by the coding sequence ATGAAGCACCACCTGTTGGTGGCGGGCGCCATTGCGGCCGTCGCCACTGCACCTGCGATTGCGCAGGATACCCAGTCGAGTTCCGACCAGCCGGTTTCGGAGCAACCGACCGAGGGCCTCCAGGAAATCGTGGTCACGGCACAGCGACGCGAGGAGAGCCTGCAACGCGCGGCTATCGCGGTAACGGCCGTAACGGGTGATGCGCTGGTGAATTCCGGCATCACCGAAACCACGAGCCTGGGCAAGCTGGTGCCAGCCCTGGTCGTTCAGCCGACGGGCGGCACGACCAGCTTCTTCCTGCGCGGAGTCGGAACCAATTCGCAAAACTCCTTCTCCGAGAACGCCATCGCCTTCAATTTCAATGGCGTATACGTCAGCCGTCCCACCGCCCCCGCGGGAGCGTTCTACGATCTTGAGCGTGTGGAGGTCGTCAAGGGTCCGCAGGGCACACTGTACGGCCGCAACGCCACGGGTGGAGCCATCAACGTCCTGCCAAAGAGGCCACGACTGGGCGAGTTCTCGGGCGAGGCTTTGTTCGAATATGGCAATTTCGACAGCAAGAAGGCCGTTGCCGCGCTGAACATGCCCTTCGGCGACAATGTCGCCTTGCGTGCTGCGGGGCAAGTCATCGATCGCGACGGCTATATTTCCGATGGTTACGACGACGATCGGGGTGAGGCGTTGCGCGCCTCGCTGCTCTTCGAGCCTTCGAGCCGCTTCTCGGCAACGATCGTGGCGGATTACTACAATCAGCACGGCAAGGGCGCAGGTGCGGTGTTGCTGCCCAACGCCCTGTTCGAGGTTCCGCCACTGGAAGATCGCGTCAGCGTGTCGGACCCGCGCACCGTGGCGGCGATCACGGCCTATGCGGCGACGCTGCCGGCTCCGCCCTTCTGCGTCGGCGGTTTCGTTGCCAGCGGCTGCATCGCCAACGCCGGCAGCGACGGCTTCCTCGACAACAAGTTCTATGGCGTTAGCGCGCAAATCGATAGCGACCTGGGTTTTGCGACGTTGAGCGTCATTACCGCCTGGCGCAAGTCCGATGCGCGCTATCGCACCTATGTGCCCGGCTTCCAGGGCGATGTGACCGACAGTGCCGAGCAATTGTCGGGTGAAGTACGCCTCGCCTCGAACGGCGACAACGTGTTGCGCTATGTTGTGGGCGCGTTCATCTTTTCCGAAGACCAGACGGCCGAGAACTACTTCCGCCAGGGCCGGCTTTCGACGACGCGGTTCGCACCCCGATTGGAAACGGACAGTATCGCTGCCTTCGGACAGCTGACCTACGATCTGGCAGCCTCCTTCCGCATGATCGCGGGGGGCCGATACACGCGAGAGGACAAGAGCCAGCAGACAGCGTCGGTATCTGGCGGCCTTCCGGGCGTTGTCGACCCACCGCTCGGCGCGCCCTTCGAAGGCGATCTCAGCTTCGAGAAGTTCACGTGGAAGGTCGGGGTGGAGTACGATGCCGGCCCGGCATCGCTCGTCTATGCCAATGTGGCGACCGGCTTCAAATCCGGCGGTTTCTTCGTCGCAGCGCCCCCAGCGAACACCTTCGCGCCTGAAACGCTGACCGCCTACACGATCGGTTCGAAAAATCGGTTCTTCGACAACAAGCTGCAGCTGAACTTCGAGGCCTTCTACTGGGACTACAAGGATCAGCAGATCACCTTTGTCGGCGGCATCCGGGCCGGGAACGGCCTGTTCGCCCAGGGATCGCTGACGACGAATGCCGGCTCGTCCAAGATCTACGGTACCGAGGTAGAGGCTCGCTTCGCACCGACTCGCAACGATCTCTTCAGTCTTAACATCCAGTACCTGAAGGGCGAGTATGAGAGCCTGATCACGGCCAACTTCTCGCCGACCGGGTCGCCGGTGCCCACCGGCTGCACGGTATTGGGCAATCGACCGGCAAATCCGGGTGTCAATGCCGCCCGTTTCTACGACGTCGATTGTTCGGGCAAGCCGACGGTCAACTCGCCGGAATGGGCGTTCAACATCGGGTACGAACACACCTTCGAGATCTCCAATGATCTCAATCTAGTGGCGGGCGTTCGGTCCAATATCGAAACCAGCCGGTTCACCAACTCGAACTTTCGGGAAGACGAGAAGCAGGGCAGCTTCATGATGTCGGATGCATTTGTCACCCTGGAAGGACCGGGCAGGCGCTGGAGTGTGACCGGTTTCGTGAACAACATCGAGGACGAAGAGGTAATCGCACGCGCCGGGTCGCGCCCCGTGCTCAACTTCCCGGTCGCCACCCTGCGTCCACCGCGGACATACGGCGTTCGCCTTGGCTACAACTTCTAA